From the Papaver somniferum cultivar HN1 chromosome 2, ASM357369v1, whole genome shotgun sequence genome, the window atttcttggtttaggctagagtcttacagattgatctctcgaatcttaaagtactcccgtgcagtgcatttgtttagggtttgaattcgtttctcatcaacacaccaaaaatttaccaaaaacagcagaatcagtttttatccTCAAACACATTACAATCTGAAAAATATATTTCACCAACCTAGACGACCATCAAAGCCCCCACCCACCCCCATCCCCACCCATAATCTACTCACTTCAATTAATCATCATACTTTAATCTAATAGATCCTGCAATACAGGAGCACAATTACCCTCACTGGTACCTCATCATGCTTCCTTTTATGCGCCTTATGGTTAGATAAGAATGAAAGCATATACTGACACACCCAATTTCAACCGAAAAATGTTGTCCAAATGATACTTCATCTAGGTCATGATTTTATCTGGACGGCGGGAGTTTTCCCTCTAGATTTAAAGGATGTACCTTCAATGGTGAATCCAAACCATATACACAAAAGTACAACAATGATATTAGTGGGTTGGACTCCTCCGATTCATTGGCTTGAAATTAATATTGAGGGGCGGTAAAAAGACATTTGGGCATGCAGAAGATGGATTCGTATAGAGGGATTTAATGTCGACGACCCTCATCGCTTTAGCACGATATAACTCTAGGGATCATCCTTGCACTCATTGCTGAGATTTGGGCCATGTTGATGACGAGGTATAGACGATGGACCAGAGTTTTCATTGAAACATACTCGGGAACCTAGTATGATTCATTAAAAATGATACAGATCCTCCTTGGTATATATCAGGTATGATAGTAGATTTCAAGCAGTGAATAAGATATATATACCGACCATTGAAATTGAACACAATTACAAGAAAAGTCACCAGAAGACAGACGGACTGGCAAATCATGTTGCGGATGgaagccatatgagaactttctcAACGACTATACGAGACTATTCCAAAAAATTTAACGACGCACCCTCGTGTAATTCCTAATTAGTGTTTCAAACCTTATTTGTCCACTAAAAATAATCTACTTTAATACATTCCAACACTAAAGCTTTCTCTAATGGGGCGTCAATATTCATCGCTAAAGGCGTTGCCAAGATTCCTGATTCAAGATAGCGTTCAAGGGTTTGCTTGAACACAATCTAGATTCAAGTTTGGCGCCAAATGGTTTAGCGCTGGAAAGTTTACTTTTTGCGCCAAACCATTTGACGTTTGAAATATCAACCATTAGATTTATTGTCCAAATTAAAATCCAGCAGTTATGTTATTTGCACCCAATTATTGGGTGCTTGTATTGTTAACCACCAGATTTACTTTAAATTTTAAAATCCAATGACTCCAAACTTTTTGCACCAAACCATTGTGCGCATTCTTGATTCAACTTTGAATCAAGATAGCACTTGGACATTGATTCAAGCCGACGTGTCGAGCCTTGAATCTTAAATCTCGATAAGACTAAGCCCAGTGCCATGTTTATATAGTTATATTTGCATTTATGTTGTTAGGTCAAAAAGAATGACACATGTTTTGGACAATTGTTTGATAGTATTCGGGTTAATCTTTTATCCATTTTTTTACATGTGTATCCGTGTCCAATCCACCAGCTGGTGGATTTTGAACCTTCCTTCCACATCCAATCTTCCGAGAAGTGAATCATGTGTCTACTTACAATAGTTCCTGTTTGGTTGGTTGGATCCATAGATCGGGTGGTTCTGTTAGGGGAGAGCATTTGGATCCATTcgtgtgtttttttgtttttctttttccggGTGGGTATCCGGCCTGCAGACTAATAGATTGGATCCGGGTGCGGAGTAAAAAATCTATTGGACATTTACATTCTCTAAGTTAGTAGTCATTTTTTCAGTATGTTTATCTTGTTCACTAATGTTGATATTAATTTAATTAAATCACCAGTATATAAATTTCCTAACATTATTATTTTAGATAAAATTAGAAAGGTTGTTATTAAATGAAATTAATGAGCTTCTTTACTAGCATCTGATGTGAGATGAGTTTCCTTACTATGTGGGTGAGTAAATGAAAAATTGGTAAAGGTTATGTGTATTGAGTTAGTATTAGAAATCATGGCAATGATAACAAGATCTTAGGTCATTTTTATTGATTTTGTCTTATATATTTTAAATATTAATTATAGAAAATCAATTGATTCATATTTTTGTATACAAAAACCGGACCAATCCGGACCATGCTCACCCCTCATGTCTGCTCGGCCCTAAGCGAAGACATTGTGTTGGGCTTCAAGAGTTATATTACTCTTTCTTGTGTTGGTTCCTATGGGTATGGCAAAGCCATGAGTTTGCCtattttgcacccactatgggcaTGACAAAGAGGAAAACAGGCCTGACAAAGTGGAAACTATCGAGCGGTCGAGTAAACCACAAGCGGTGTAAACTCGGCCGCCCACTGCTTCTCATCCAACGGTCACCAATTcgtcatcctataaatacaatatccaatttcatttcaattcacACCATTTCTTCAATCTTCATTCTTTCACTCCAAAATTCAATATGTCAATTCGAGGTCGTAAATTTAGCTTAGCTGTAGATGAATCCGTTTGCAGGAATTATGTTCTTGTTACAGAAGATATGGTCAATGGTgcacaacaagaacaaaataCTTTATGGAAAAACATATTTCAGAGATTTCAAGTAGAAATATTGAACCTCAATAATCGAGATGCAAATATATTGTGTCATCGTTTCAGAATAATCAGCAAGGATGTGATCTTGTTTGTTGCTGCGCTTATTGAAGACAATCGAAACCGAGTAAACGGTCAAAACGAATTGGATGTGGAGCAAATATGTCGGGTTGAATAACGCAATAGAGTGGGAAAAGATTTTTAATTCGATAGTTGTTACCTTATCTTGAGGGTGTTGCCCAAATAAGATGCATTTAGATTAACATTTGTATGTTGTATCTTTCATTTATATGATGCATTTAGATGTAATCAAGATTTAAAGTTATTATCAAAGTTTAATTTAAACTAGTGCATCATTCGTTAAGTTTGATAAtctaattttcgaattttaatttacattagtgcCTCTTTCATTAATTAGATAATAAGATATAAACTAGACATAACTTACAATAAAgactttggaaataaaaatttgggacaatgttcttcatcttgtttatcttcttcatttcaccaaacttccaatcaatgcgctcatgaacggagttttctttgtttatcttcttctttgccttcaaattttcCTTGCCTTGgacttttctttgtcttttcttagctggaggtttgatttggttaatatccaaaacttgtagacttctttggtttttacctatttctttacaACCGTCACATATCTTACTAACAGTGGCTTCAAGCACCACTACGGAAAAATCAAGTTGGCTAGCCAGGTCAAATTGGGATTCAAACTTTGCCATTTtgtaaaaaaagacataatttttatgTAAAAAATTTGGTGTAATTTTTGTTTGTGAATGTCACACTTTTATAGCGGTTGAGAAAGAACCGTTGGAGACTCGATCGTTTAACTCTTTTCCCATATTGGTGCGGCCAGTTTGCCAAGCTAGCTGGCATGGCAAATGGGTGGGTTAGCCACCTTCGTAGGAACCGGCCTTATAATTCAATTGAGGTGTTGTGTTTATTCATTTGATTCATATTCGACACTTCATCCCATCACAAAGTACAGTATTTTGGTGAGTTTACATTCCTACTTTCTGAGTGAGTGAGATAGAGAGGACTAACCAGTGCTAACTTGTTCTTCCTCCTCCCTCTTCAATTTCGTTCTCCTCAAACCTCCATAATGCAGATGCTTCTTCTCCAACCAGCAATTAGATCAATTAGGGTTTCCCCACTGCCTTTTTCATCAcccctttcctcttcttctctcccTCTCAGGACCGTCAAGAACCTTTCAGTCATTCCTCTTCTACCcttatcttcattttcttctccaaAACCACTAAATTCACTTTCTATCTGTAACAAGAAAGCAGCATCCACGGTTGTTGCCAATGCTGCTGCAGCTTCCTATCCTTACAATGATGAATCAGAGAAGGCAAAACGTGCCCAGGTTGTATTTCTTTTCCTtccactaatttttttttttttgaattgaattgaatggtttgactcaaaatttgatgaattttgaatTGATGggtttgattttgttgtttttctggATGATGCGTGTTCTTACTTAGGTTGCTAAGAGGTTAGAGAATACATCAAGATATTTTAAGAGATTGGGGAGCTTAGGGTTTTGGGGTCAGCTAGTATGTACGATTATTTCTGCTGTAATTCTATCCTTTTCCACTGCGATTACTGGAAGAGTATCATCTCCAGCTACTTTTTATGCTACTGCCGGTGGTATTGTGGCAGCCTTCATTTCAGTGTTTTTCTCCTTCGGGTATATCCGTCTTTCAGATAGACTTAAAAAAACAGCCAGTGATCCTGCAAAGGTGAATCTCTTTTTACATTTTTCATTTTACTCATTActgttgtgatttcaattgaggAGATATCTCTGCATGGATGAAACAGAAGTTTTACATTGTTAGATTGAATCAGCACTTTTTTCTGTGtacttattcttgtttttgtgaaGATAATTGAATGAATAATTTGTACTTATATCGAACTAGTGATTTGTGCGTGTGTCGGACTTATGATTATAACACAGGCTTCAACAATGATAGACGTATAGtgataaaaaatcaaacaaactatgATAGACATCTCTTCTTTAGAATAGTAGTTTTATGTCATGCTATGGGCATTGATGTTTCCAAGAGGTTTCAGTGCTTGTACAagggttttcctaaaccttgacAGGTGAATTGTAAGGTTCTACCCATCAAGATAGGCAGCTCTTGAAGCAATAATCTTGTGTGTGTTTAAATGCTGGATGGTCTCATCCATACATTTCTAGAGCAAGCTCTTTTCTGGATTGTTCTTGTATTCACAATAACAAATGACCTTAGAATTGGTGTTCAATGTCAATTGTGCATCAATATACTAGTCTCACCAAATTTCTGATTTGCCTGCTAAAATTGTAAATAGTTcattaaagaaaaaaacaaattatGATAGACATCGCTTCTTAGAATAGTAGTTTTATGTCATGCCATGGACTTACAATTCATCAATGAGATGTTGCGATTTTTCATCACTGGGATGTTGCGACTGCGGTTTTTCACTTGGAAGATCAAAATTAGTGGTTTCTAGAGGTAGCTCATCAGTGACAATGGTGTTTTCAAAAGAAGGAAACAAGAAGGAAGTCTATGAGGTAAACTTAGGCTTTAGAGTTTAGAAGTTGTAACTAACATTAGAAAAGATGCCCTGATTGTTAGACCTGATAATAGTTGGAATTGGTCTTCCACTTCCCACAAGTTTGTGAGAGATTGTCGATTCTTCAATATAAAAAATGTTTACATAGCGTTTAGCATTGCTGCAAGCTAGAGGAGGCATACTCATGGGATCATCTCTAGTTCCGGAAACACCCTGCTCCTTATTAAAATACTCACAGATACTCCTAACTTCTTCATTACACTTTTGTGAATTGTTGGGCTTTATGGAGGTTCTTATAATAAAAGAATGAAGGATGGGATCCGTGTGACAACATAAAACCTCAGGCCCATGAGAATCTTTTCTGTGGTTCGCAGATGTTAGAACTAGAATTCGTTAGCCTCAACCAAGTTCTACATGCATCCTTGGTTTTGCACATATTACTGTCTTCTAATTTTTTTCATTATTCTCAAGGTATTTATTTCACAATCATATTCTGAAAATCAGCATGTTAAGGATGCACTATATAATACTTGAAATTAATGGATTGTGCCACTATTTACAGGCTCCTCCTCGCGCTGAAGTGGTGAAAAGCCTAAAGAACGGTATAGTGATAAACCTTCTGGGTATGGGTGCTGCCATTCTTGGAATGCAGGCTACTGTGGGGTTGTTAGTTGCAAAGGCCCTTACCTCTTCTGCTAATCCTTACTACCAGGGTATCACTCCTGGATCTAGTCCTGTTCTAGCTTTGGATGTATTCCTTGTGCAGGTAATTATTCTACTTttccaaaatccttcttttctttatttttggatgTATTTCTTTAGTCAAGAGCAACTGTTCGAGGAAAATTCAGTTCAGCAATTTTTTTGAATTATTAATTGGCACACTaatgtttgtttctttttgtgGGGCAAGTTATCTCATTCTTTCACTTGTTTTTACAGGCTTCGGCCAACATTATCCTTTCTCATTTCTTGGGGCTTGTTTTCTCATTGGAGCTTCTGCGCTCAGTCACACTGCCACCTTCAGAAGCTGTTCCCATCCCTAGAGTCGCATAAGTTGTAATTATCCTAGTTAACAGGAAACTCTGTCGTCTGCAAATACATTATGCTGAAAAGAAATTCAAGCTTTTGATTGAGATTGTACTGTATTCAGGAGGTTTTATTCTCTAGTTCAAAAGCTTGCTTCATTCCTGTATGTTTTAGTTATTTTTTGCATAATGTGGATGTAAATTAGATCATTTTTTGGTCTATATAGTTATTGTTTCCTTGTTTCCGTTTTCCATTGATGCTTATATAGCATTCCGTTAAACTGTTAACTGTTAGAAATTAGCAGTTTTCTTTTGATCCATAGGAACTTGGCTTTTATTCAGAAACAATACCTCCAAATACTGATGGGCACTTTCCTACCCAGGGAGTAAAATAATCGTGATTGTCTCAGTAATAAGAACTAAccgtatactccctccgtttcttaaaaagagatactttcactttttcaatttgatctATTTTGCGTACGGCATCGCCACTCCCTTTGGCAGCATCCACTAATTCAGAACTTAATTTAAAAGCTATATTTCGACCCGGACATTTTCGGAATGCTCCTAATAACCAACGAATGGCAAGTGTTTTTCCTTGTGTAGATCCTATTTCAATGGGAACTTAATGAGTCGATCCGTCTACACGTCTTGCTTTTACTGCTATATCGGGAGTTACTCCACGTACTGCTTGACGTAAAACGGGTAGTGGATTTATTTCTGTCTTATCTTGAATCTTTTTCAGGGCTCGATAGACAATTTGATAAGCCGATGATTTTTTTCCGTGTTTCATAATACGGTTAACCAACATGTTAACTAATCGATTACGATAAATTGGATCGGATTTTGCAGTTTTTTCTTTTGCAGCATCTCGACGTGACATGAGCGTTTAGgttaaattgaaaaagtgaaagtatctctttttaaAAAACTGAGGTAGTATATTTTACCTtcacaagctaatggagttgtttAAATCTGAAATTTCGATTGCTAGCATAAAAGTAGCACTTTTGTCCTTCATTAACGAGGCAAATGGAGTTGTGTATATTTTCTCCAAAGGAGTAACAAAATTTCGGTCTTCTTCTCTGTGCCTTGAGAAGATAGGGTAAGTGGATCTGCTGGACGGGTCCTTGGTCTATTGGAATATAAGTAGAAACGCAAGGAGTTTGGGTCTTTCAAGTGCACGTAAACATGAAAACTCAATTTCCTTATAATACGTAAGAATAAGTTCTTGTTTCCTCCCCAAATGAAGACATTTATATTTTCTCCATCTAAATATGGACATTTACAGCCAAAAAGGAATATAGATTGTTACTGTTGTAAACCCGATGAATGCCAAGGTAAAACAAATGCCTTACGTCTATTACCTACATCATGTATTAGGGGAAAAAATAATTCTTAGTCTAACGGAGAACTAGCACAGAAAGTAATAAAAAATCATTAACGCGGCTGTTGATACTGATTGGAAATCATCATAGagcttggaattgttgttgtagaGGATTCTCCGTAATTGAAAGATATGCAGGCTGTCCAAACTGATAATGACACTGCAGAACACCCACAAAGCAGTAATCTGTGGTTATTTTATAAGTCAAGCTTCAAATCTAGATATTTACCATGTGATAATGAAACTCTATAATTGGGACAAATAAGAACTCATTCTAATATCACAACAAGAGCAACCCTTTTCCACAAGGCAAGTTTCGACCAAACGATGTACAGCAGATACACATTTGTAAACCAAATTGTGTGTAAAGTAAAAGGTTGCATAGCTCATGAAAGACAACTGTCCTGTGGGATAATGTTTTCTTGGATAGGATAATGTTTTCTTGGGTATAGTGATAtaggtgagaaattgaaataGACAGGAGAATATACAGCAATCTTGCTCACCATATTGCATTCCATATAAGGGGGGAAATGGACAACACATATTTACTTCGGATAATTTCCTAATGTTAAAGGATAATAAGCATAATTTTGCATAAAATAACATAAAACCTTGAAGGAAAAGGCCAGAAAAGGATAACGTACATTCAAAATCAAGAAACAACTGACAATCCAAAATACCATTTACCAACCATGTATATGATCAACGTATAAAGGTTTGCAACAAGAGTTTAATTTCTCAACATATTGCACCAATGCACCATATTTCTTTTGTAGTATTTCGTGTCAAAAGCCTAAATCAACTCTCATCTAACAATTACGGCATCTTTATTAATTATTAAAAGACGCTACATATGCACTATGTAGTATGGTGTGAGTGAATCTCATAAACCTTTCCTTGTAAACAGAGGCGGAGCCAAGGGTCGACTAACCCTGGCTCTAGGACCCCCCACCTAAAATCATAAAAACCCTTTAAACACCCCTGCATTTATCCTATATTCTGAGTTTAGCCCACCTAGTATTAGTTCCTGGTTCCGTAAATAAAAAAGAGGAACAAAGTCACAAACAATTGTGTCATTGAAGAACTTACAACGACTCTATTGAATCTTCTTATCCTTGACCGGTGCCTTACTGAGCTTGCTTAAGATATTCTCATCAATTTTGCTGTACTGCCTTGAAAGCGCTTTGTGAGTAACATTCAACTTGTCATCGATATGATCTTGGTACTTGTGGTACATAGGAGGAACTGCAAGAGAAATCAATACCACTGCCGAAAGACAAAAAAGATAATCAGACTCCAAATGATCCACAAAAAAAAGGATTGGGCAAGTGTCTTTTAAAACTTACCAAAATAAGCAAGAGTAAGGAAACTGAACAGACTTCCCAGGTAAGAAACGATAAATAGACCACTTACAACCTAAAACCAAGAACCCACATTATCAATTGAACAGATACGCATTTCAGTAAATTTTATTTCGACAGCGCAGTAGTGCATCAAACCTTCAAGAAAAGTCTCCAATCTCCCTTAAGAGTGATATCATGAGCAACACCCAATATGCGATTAATCCATACTTGAGTTGAAGCTGTAAATTTCTCAATCATAGCATCCGATAGTTCGAGATTTGGAAGGGGAGGAAGTGGTCTATAACACAATAGCAATGAACTTCAATCTAAGAATCGTTTCACATTAACATGCCTCCAAATTATATCATACTGACGGATTAACACGGTTTTCAAAGCAATGATTATAAAACATAATTAAATAAACCTTCGGATAAATGCAAGATAAGAAAGGTGGTACCTATTGAGAACTGAAGCAGATTTTGCCCATAAGAATAGAATTGTAACTAGAAGCAATAGAACATTAGCAGCAAAGGATAACAAACTGTATCCAGCGATTTCGAATAGTATCCACATTGTAGTTGCAGTAACTAGAACAAATGCCCCAGTTCTCCATCGTTTCCATAAAAGTACATCAGCAACTGTTCAAAATCAATATAACTACTTAATTccaattgaaccctaatcaaacCCAGATCTCGCACTAAACTGAGATATTCATCTAATATAATTAGACTATGGaacaaatcacaaaccctagattATCATTCCATTGTAATGAAATAAAATTGGATTCAGAGAAGAAGCGGAAATGAGTACCTGCGCCTCCGCCGAGAGATTGATGAACCGATTTACGATTCGATGTCgatattgttgttgatgttgcagTAGAAGAAGAATCTGGGTTGGGTGTAGATGAGTGATGTTGATCGTCATCTCCCAtggtgaattagggttttattttggAAGAGGAAAAGCGAGAGGGAGGGAGAAACAAGAGAACGCGTAGATGCAAAGAAAGATTTGAAAAAGACCAAAAGAAAAAGGGAGAGGAATAATGAACATGTATTTATTTAACAACCCGAAACCGTAAGGAGAAAATGTCCGCTTTCCACGCCTATAGTTGGCGGGACAGAATATTCATCGAGTTGCCTTTCACGAAAACATGTACAATGGAGCCTCACTTTATCTCCCGTTGAAGAGCCAGGATTAGACAGTTGGAAATTCATATCTGTGCAGGCTCCTCCAAAGAATGTTAATTTGATAGTTTCATCTTATTCGTCTAAGGATTGGTTTAAGTATTGCGAGTGTTACGAATTTCGTATATAATttctaaaatcaaatcaaatggcGGGGATGAGATGTCATGTGAACACGCGGTTGAGAATGTGTCTATAATCAAACTTATAATTAAACTAATTTTGTGAAAATAAATCCTCCAACCCGAA encodes:
- the LOC113346718 gene encoding protein TIC 21, chloroplastic-like, producing MQMLLLQPAIRSIRVSPLPFSSPLSSSSLPLRTVKNLSVIPLLPLSSFSSPKPLNSLSICNKKAASTVVANAAAASYPYNDESEKAKRAQVAKRLENTSRYFKRLGSLGFWGQLVCTIISAVILSFSTAITGRVSSPATFYATAGGIVAAFISVFFSFGYIRLSDRLKKTASDPAKAPPRAEVVKSLKNGIVINLLGMGAAILGMQATVGLLVAKALTSSANPYYQGITPGSSPVLALDVFLVQASANIILSHFLGLVFSLELLRSVTLPPSEAVPIPRVA
- the LOC113346720 gene encoding reticulon-like protein B11, which gives rise to MGDDDQHHSSTPNPDSSSTATSTTISTSNRKSVHQSLGGGAVADVLLWKRWRTGAFVLVTATTMWILFEIAGYSLLSFAANVLLLLVTILFLWAKSASVLNRPLPPLPNLELSDAMIEKFTASTQVWINRILGVAHDITLKGDWRLFLKVVSGLFIVSYLGSLFSFLTLAYFVVLISLAVPPMYHKYQDHIDDKLNVTHKALSRQYSKIDENILSKLSKAPVKDKKIQ